One Nicotiana sylvestris chromosome 12, ASM39365v2, whole genome shotgun sequence genomic window carries:
- the LOC104237822 gene encoding uncharacterized protein has product MALFAHVRLLPQQHTTLLISPSFTKHNKSNFPQQFKLENYIAISKRAIPIISIHALAAKTTEHSDSKVQSLPPTSVNGWAAFAKNVSGEWDGFGAEFTNQGKPIELPENVVPEAYREWEVKVFDWQTQCPTLAQGDDAFSFMYKSIRLLPTVGCEADAATRHSINERSIVDDNVSAFAYQSSGCYVAAWSNENKANPYKSWELEHCLIDPREKESRVRIIQVVRLEDSKLVLQNVKVFCEHWYGPFRNGDQLGGCAIQDSAFASTQALDPAQLIGVWEGKHAISSFDNAPQKVQELVDDSTRKTVRDELDLVLLPRQLWCCLKDVAGGETCCEVGWLFEKGRAMTSKCIFSDDGKLKEIAIACESAASTE; this is encoded by the exons ATGGCTCTGTTTGCCCATGTGAGGTTGCTCCCCCAGCAGCACACCACTTTGTTGATTTCACCATCTTTCACTAAACATAATAAATCAAACTTCCCCCAACAATTCAAACTTGAGAATTATATTGCAATTTCCAAGAGAGCAATACCCATCATTTCCATACATGCCTTAGCAGCAAAGACAACAGAGCACTCAGATTCCAAAGTCCAATCACTTCCCCCAACTTCCGTTAATG GATGGGCTGCGTTTGCAAAAAATGTGTCGGGGGAATGGGATGGGTTTGGAGCAGAATTTACAAATCAAGGTAAGCCGATTGAATTACCAGAAAATGTAGTACCTGAAGCTTATAGGGAGTGGGAAGTGAAGGTATTCGATTGGCAAACTCAATGCCCCACTCTTGCTCAAGGCGATGACGCCTTCTCGTTCATGTACAAGTCCATTCGGCTACTTCCTACTGTCGGCTGTGAAGCTGATGCTGCTACTAGGCATAGTATCAACGAGAGGAGTATTGTTGATGACAACGTTTCTGCTTTTGCGTATCAATCCAGTGGATGTTATGTAGCCGCCTGGTCCAATGAAAATAAGGCAAATCCCTATAAGTCATGGGAATTGGAGCATTGTTTGATTGATCCTCGGGAGAAGGAGTCGAGGGTGCGGATCATTCAG GTCGTGCGCCTTGAAGATTCTAAGTTGGTATTGCAAAATGTTAAGGTGTTTTGCGAGCATTGGTATGGCCCGTTTCGAAACGGGGATCAGTTGGGTGGTTGTGCTATTCAAGATTCTGCATTTGCTTCTACCCAAGCCTTGGACCCTGCTCAGCTCATTGGTGTTTGGGAGGGTAAGCATGCGATCTCCAGCTTTGACAATGCTCCCCAA AAAGTTCAAGAGCTCGTCGATGACAGCACCAGGAAGACAGTTAGAGATGAATTAGATCTTGTTTTGCTCCCAAGGCAACTCTGGTGTTGTTTGAAAGACGTTGCAGGTGGCGAAACTTGCTGCGAAGTTGGGTGGCTGTTCGAAAAGGGACGTGCCATGACGTCCAAATGCATATTCTCTGATGATGGGAAGTTAAAG